Proteins co-encoded in one Roseofilum capinflatum BLCC-M114 genomic window:
- a CDS encoding HAMP domain-containing sensor histidine kinase, which produces MISSENPSNFWKTTLLFRTYSKLPLQQKISVPFVCLFLGLWFLGTIGIGYYFLNHLEKRQLAELQSVAALILQQFQNETEKLRLNAKLTVESEKVRQGVEDANPTILLQHLLPLKLLLELDLVQVIDVERKLLVDLKLNSLSDSQINHEMTISQVMNGVSLSTIINAENENNNDPSILISTAAIKSNQGIIGGVIIGRVVNHNFLHGLTEHIDESIVVFQNNEIIASSLREAENFVWLPPSENSVNNFHKSMVKIGDRSYLGRTVPISGIYQSQLQLVILAPLDSLEKAKRNFLIGLVVFCLVGSLIAILVGSLVSGLIAMRIRSVTKATEKLANDDLWVKLPVLYNDELDRLSKSFNRMAKKLKNRDEALKIKVEELEETLQKLYLTESQLIQSEKMSSLGQMVAGIAHEFNNPVNFIYANIEPAIHYVDDLLYLIDLYQKEYPYPSENINQALSDIDFDFLVGDFQHLLNSMKAGAERISSIVRGLRTFSRLDETGIKKVDLHENIESTLLIVQHKIQEDVNMGIVSKRKISLLKDYGELPKVTCDPSQLNQVFLYLINNAIDALQELRTDIESSKLPQIVLKTEWGDRSSVKITIADNGCGMSEEVQNKIFDPFFTTKPVGSGTGLGLSISYSIIVDRCGGKLRCHSIPGEGTEFIIELPVEGSGGSNE; this is translated from the coding sequence ATGATTTCTAGTGAAAACCCCTCTAATTTTTGGAAGACAACGTTACTGTTTAGGACGTACTCAAAGTTACCGTTACAGCAAAAAATTAGTGTTCCATTTGTTTGTCTCTTCCTAGGATTATGGTTTTTGGGGACAATTGGTATTGGTTATTACTTTTTAAACCATTTAGAAAAAAGGCAACTGGCAGAACTGCAAAGTGTAGCAGCATTGATTCTACAGCAATTCCAAAATGAAACTGAAAAATTGCGTTTAAATGCAAAACTGACTGTTGAATCCGAAAAAGTTCGTCAAGGAGTAGAAGATGCTAACCCAACCATATTACTACAACATTTATTACCCTTAAAGCTTTTGTTGGAACTGGATTTAGTGCAAGTCATTGATGTTGAAAGAAAATTATTAGTTGACTTAAAACTTAATAGTCTTAGTGACTCTCAAATCAACCATGAAATGACTATTTCACAGGTTATGAATGGAGTGAGCCTATCCACAATAATTAATGCAGAAAACGAAAACAATAACGATCCATCCATCTTAATTAGCACTGCCGCGATTAAATCTAATCAAGGAATAATTGGTGGAGTCATTATTGGTCGTGTTGTTAATCATAACTTTTTACATGGTTTGACTGAACACATTGATGAATCCATAGTTGTCTTTCAAAACAATGAAATTATTGCTTCTAGTTTACGAGAAGCTGAAAATTTTGTGTGGCTACCTCCTTCAGAAAACTCCGTAAATAATTTTCATAAGTCGATGGTAAAAATTGGCGATCGCTCTTACCTCGGAAGAACAGTTCCTATCTCAGGAATTTATCAGTCTCAATTACAATTAGTCATTCTTGCTCCTCTAGATTCTCTAGAAAAAGCTAAACGAAATTTTTTAATTGGACTGGTTGTGTTTTGTTTGGTGGGATCGCTGATTGCCATACTTGTGGGTTCTTTAGTGTCTGGCTTAATTGCTATGCGGATTCGCTCAGTCACTAAAGCCACGGAAAAATTAGCAAATGATGATTTATGGGTTAAGTTGCCTGTGCTTTATAATGATGAGTTAGACCGGTTGTCTAAATCGTTTAATCGTATGGCCAAAAAGTTAAAAAATAGGGATGAGGCATTAAAGATAAAAGTAGAAGAGTTGGAAGAAACATTACAAAAGCTTTACTTAACTGAATCTCAACTGATTCAGTCGGAAAAAATGTCGAGCTTAGGGCAAATGGTAGCGGGTATTGCTCATGAATTTAACAATCCCGTGAATTTTATTTATGCAAATATTGAACCGGCTATTCATTATGTAGACGATCTGTTATACTTAATCGATCTTTATCAAAAAGAATATCCGTATCCAAGTGAGAATATTAATCAGGCTCTATCGGATATAGATTTTGATTTTTTGGTTGGAGATTTTCAGCATTTATTGAATTCAATGAAAGCGGGAGCAGAACGCATTAGTTCAATTGTTCGAGGTTTACGCACATTCTCTCGCTTGGATGAAACGGGAATTAAAAAAGTTGATCTTCATGAAAATATAGAATCGACGTTGTTAATTGTGCAACATAAAATCCAAGAAGATGTTAATATGGGAATTGTTTCAAAAAGAAAAATCAGTCTACTTAAAGACTATGGAGAGTTGCCCAAAGTTACTTGCGATCCCAGTCAATTAAATCAGGTTTTTTTATATTTGATCAATAATGCCATTGATGCGTTACAGGAGTTGAGAACGGATATAGAAAGCTCCAAACTGCCGCAAATTGTCTTAAAAACAGAATGGGGCGATCGCTCTTCAGTCAAAATTACGATTGCGGATAATGGGTGTGGCATGAGTGAGGAGGTTCAAAATAAGATATTCGATCCCTTTTTTACGACTAAGCCAGTAGGGAGTGGAACCGGCTTGGGCTTGTCGATCAGTTATTCTATCATTGTGGATCGCTGTGGAGGAAAATTGAGGTGTCATTCTATTCCAGGAGAGGGAACTGAGTTTATCATTGAGCTGCCGGTAGAGGGAAGCGGAGGAAGTAATGAGTAA
- a CDS encoding substrate-binding domain-containing protein, with product MSCTTGTDGDRASSSQSTIKIGGSSEAYPILELLADTYDQQQENVEILFMPSSQSSGGLSGVRDQVIDIGAISRPLTPAEHTETLQYMPLVRNPLVLIVNQQVKDLNNLSSDAIKKIYSGVITNWQQLGSVDGEIVIIDIPEDETDKQLLREHYLGQDLKITPQAILFEEDEKVLEGVAITPYSIGVIAQSQKLKEFPVTPLTLDRIAPTVDNIQNGNYKMIQMIGLVFADRPQPATEDFIKFISTPEAQEILKANGYVFFSSESQSP from the coding sequence ATGAGTTGTACGACTGGCACTGATGGCGATCGCGCCTCATCTTCCCAGAGTACCATCAAAATTGGCGGATCTTCCGAAGCCTATCCCATTTTAGAACTATTGGCAGACACTTACGATCAACAGCAAGAGAATGTAGAAATTCTCTTTATGCCCAGTAGCCAAAGTAGTGGCGGACTCAGTGGCGTGCGAGATCAGGTGATTGATATCGGAGCAATTAGTAGACCTCTAACCCCCGCAGAACACACAGAAACCCTTCAGTATATGCCTTTGGTTCGCAATCCCTTAGTCCTGATTGTCAATCAACAGGTAAAAGACCTTAATAACTTAAGCAGTGATGCCATTAAAAAAATCTATAGTGGTGTGATTACCAATTGGCAACAATTAGGCAGTGTAGATGGCGAAATTGTAATTATCGATATCCCAGAAGATGAAACCGACAAACAACTCTTACGAGAACATTATTTAGGACAAGACCTCAAAATTACTCCCCAAGCCATCTTATTTGAAGAAGATGAGAAAGTTTTAGAAGGAGTTGCAATCACACCTTACAGTATTGGGGTCATTGCCCAATCCCAAAAACTGAAAGAATTTCCCGTAACCCCTCTCACTCTAGATCGGATTGCTCCCACTGTAGATAATATTCAGAATGGCAACTACAAAATGATTCAAATGATTGGACTTGTTTTTGCAGATCGACCCCAACCCGCAACCGAAGACTTTATTAAGTTTATATCCACTCCCGAAGCTCAAGAAATACTGAAAGCAAATGGGTATGTGTTTTTTAGCTCTGAATCTCAATCCCCATAG
- a CDS encoding DUF1822 family protein has translation MTNSTLSPLEFSEDWVELSPTLESFGFAEADYKAAAPFADRWSDYTQALAILGLYGWLGDREPTLILDPDPLSVLNPLYSQHLNAIFHLTVNGFQVCILPTLSWSEDEIAVPRVGVELSEFTDQLYIVVSLDEDLEAIAIRGFLNFPELAALTAQITPSPDWNYYLNIDQFHTHPDDLLLTLHCLNPEAIKTPEKTLDHSALQPYQQSLQEHLPQVKHRPLWQILTWEESRALWLHPELLQWLDPKPEEQPETLNNHLGDLLNLLIQPAIDVTQWLQNEAKELQNSLHEGGWQLIPASAFRRHLPLSPATDLSTLLTQIYQETGVSVPSDAGRAYQDLNVGLGVRLYALTWCLSYEDSWTLLLILGSSSGQSLNSDLGWRISDQTGILVEEKMNLDSSSAYLFTQVIGTYDEKFVVTLFSSLGTAISLPPFSFPWGKVSLDHPC, from the coding sequence ATGACCAACTCTACTCTTTCTCCCCTGGAATTTTCTGAGGATTGGGTTGAACTTTCCCCAACTTTAGAATCGTTTGGGTTCGCGGAAGCGGACTATAAAGCGGCTGCACCGTTTGCCGATCGCTGGTCAGATTATACTCAGGCTTTGGCGATTTTAGGATTGTATGGTTGGTTGGGCGATCGCGAACCCACCTTAATCTTAGATCCCGATCCGTTATCTGTGCTGAATCCCCTCTATAGTCAGCATCTCAACGCCATCTTTCATCTAACCGTTAATGGGTTTCAGGTCTGTATTTTGCCCACTTTATCCTGGAGCGAGGATGAAATTGCTGTTCCCAGGGTGGGGGTTGAGTTATCGGAATTCACGGATCAACTGTATATTGTTGTGAGCTTAGATGAGGATTTAGAGGCGATCGCCATTCGCGGATTTCTCAACTTCCCCGAACTTGCTGCCCTAACTGCTCAAATTACCCCCAGTCCAGATTGGAATTATTATCTAAACATTGACCAATTCCATACCCATCCCGATGACCTCCTCTTAACCCTACACTGTTTAAATCCAGAAGCCATTAAAACTCCAGAAAAAACTCTAGATCATTCTGCTTTACAACCCTATCAACAGAGCTTACAAGAGCATCTTCCTCAAGTTAAACATCGTCCCCTCTGGCAAATTTTAACCTGGGAAGAAAGCAGAGCGCTCTGGCTCCACCCCGAATTACTGCAATGGTTAGACCCCAAACCGGAAGAACAACCAGAAACCCTAAACAACCATCTCGGTGACCTTCTCAACCTGCTCATCCAGCCCGCCATTGATGTCACCCAATGGCTGCAAAATGAAGCCAAAGAGCTACAAAACTCCCTGCATGAGGGGGGATGGCAACTCATTCCCGCCAGCGCCTTCCGTCGCCATTTACCCCTCTCTCCAGCCACAGATTTAAGCACCTTGCTCACCCAGATTTATCAAGAAACCGGCGTGAGTGTGCCCTCAGATGCTGGTCGTGCTTATCAGGATTTAAACGTAGGGTTAGGGGTCAGGCTCTATGCCCTGACCTGGTGTTTATCCTACGAAGATAGCTGGACATTATTATTAATTTTAGGCAGCAGTTCCGGACAATCCTTAAACTCCGATCTCGGTTGGCGAATTAGCGATCAAACCGGTATTTTAGTCGAAGAGAAGATGAATCTTGATTCTTCCAGCGCTTATCTGTTTACCCAAGTGATTGGAACCTATGACGAGAAATTTGTGGTAACCTTATTCTCATCCCTAGGAACAGCGATTAGCTTGCCTCCCTTTTCCTTCCCTTGGGGAAAAGTCTCCCTAGATCACCCCTGTTAG
- a CDS encoding homocysteine biosynthesis protein: protein MRTVAEINDKIRRQEAVVVTVEELKARVAESTVSEVAQQVDVITTGTFETMESSGAIINLGQTDPPMKIRQCWIDSVPAYSGFGAVDLYLGATQMAEAREGEPLKDRGGGQVIEDLIAGKSLPLRALGQGTDCYPRESFETTISKESINQFYLYNPRNLYQNFIVGVNGGDRTLYTYLGPLLPRLGNAVYANTGALSPLLNDPDLNWIGIGTRIFIGGAIGYITWEGTQHFPLQKRLPNRTPIGPAATLSLIGDAKQMSREWVRGCYFKNYGPSLMLGVGIPFPVLNEEVVKCCAVQDQNLVAPIVDFSIPRRNRPTFGLVSYAQLKSGKITIEGTPVRTAPLASLQRSRQVAIALKNWINSGKFTLTEPVAPISSDRSFLPQDRLLESIN from the coding sequence ATGCGTACCGTTGCCGAAATCAATGATAAAATTCGCCGCCAAGAAGCGGTGGTTGTTACCGTAGAAGAACTGAAAGCTAGGGTGGCAGAAAGTACGGTTTCTGAAGTCGCCCAACAGGTCGATGTGATTACCACCGGAACCTTTGAGACCATGGAATCTTCCGGAGCCATCATCAACCTGGGACAAACCGATCCCCCCATGAAAATTCGTCAATGTTGGATTGATAGTGTGCCTGCCTACTCTGGATTTGGAGCCGTAGACCTCTATTTAGGCGCAACTCAAATGGCAGAAGCACGAGAAGGAGAACCCCTCAAAGATCGGGGGGGTGGCCAGGTCATCGAAGACTTAATTGCCGGAAAATCCTTACCCCTACGGGCCCTGGGACAAGGTACAGATTGCTACCCTAGAGAATCCTTTGAAACGACCATTAGCAAGGAAAGCATTAATCAATTTTATCTTTATAATCCTCGCAATCTCTACCAAAACTTTATCGTCGGAGTCAATGGGGGCGATCGCACCCTCTATACCTACCTAGGGCCCCTACTGCCCCGTCTCGGTAATGCCGTATATGCCAATACCGGGGCCCTCTCTCCCCTGCTCAATGACCCGGACTTAAACTGGATTGGCATTGGTACAAGGATATTTATAGGCGGAGCGATCGGCTATATTACCTGGGAAGGAACCCAACACTTTCCCCTACAAAAACGCCTTCCGAACCGTACCCCCATCGGCCCGGCTGCCACCCTCTCCCTGATCGGAGATGCAAAACAGATGAGCCGAGAATGGGTCAGAGGCTGTTACTTCAAAAATTATGGCCCCTCCCTAATGTTAGGCGTGGGAATTCCCTTTCCCGTATTGAATGAAGAAGTGGTTAAATGCTGCGCCGTGCAAGACCAAAACCTGGTAGCTCCCATTGTGGATTTCTCCATTCCCCGACGCAACCGCCCCACTTTTGGGCTAGTCAGCTATGCCCAACTCAAAAGCGGTAAAATTACCATCGAAGGGACACCGGTACGCACCGCTCCCTTAGCCAGTCTCCAGCGATCGCGCCAAGTGGCGATCGCCCTGAAAAACTGGATTAATAGCGGCAAGTTTACCCTCACCGAACCCGTAGCACCGATTTCTAGCGATCGCTCCTTCCTCCCCCAAGATCGGCTTCTGGAATCGATTAATTAG
- a CDS encoding Hpt domain-containing protein has translation MIPPDSISSCRAEISRNSPINRSPTSDYSDYSEPIDSYRVPDFAINLLDFQRLNSISRRNRRFQRRLLQKVLAMAHQDQHKLVTELDNQNWPVIEITAHRLKGSSANVGAIAVHQVATDLEAGAQAQNKRQCEDTLTLLKEKLVELDQFIGQHYHASRGNG, from the coding sequence ATGATTCCACCTGACTCTATCTCGTCCTGCCGTGCAGAGATATCAAGAAACTCCCCGATCAATCGCTCCCCCACCAGCGATTATAGCGATTATAGTGAGCCGATCGATTCCTACCGAGTCCCTGATTTTGCTATCAACTTGTTAGATTTTCAGCGCTTAAACTCTATTTCTCGTCGCAATAGACGCTTTCAAAGACGTTTACTCCAGAAAGTTTTGGCCATGGCTCATCAAGATCAACATAAACTTGTGACTGAATTGGACAATCAAAACTGGCCCGTGATTGAGATCACCGCTCATCGGTTAAAGGGATCGAGTGCCAATGTCGGGGCGATCGCCGTTCATCAAGTCGCCACCGATCTAGAAGCTGGCGCTCAGGCCCAGAACAAGAGACAATGTGAAGATACCCTGACTCTTTTGAAAGAAAAGTTAGTGGAACTCGATCAATTTATTGGGCAACATTACCATGCTTCGCGGGGTAATGGGTAA
- a CDS encoding hybrid sensor histidine kinase/response regulator, which translates to MATDPTANRRPARILAVDDAPDNLMLIENILGEEGYEINCQSDSQQALQELEQFVPDLILLDVVMPDLDGYAFTRRIRDNPYLPFIPILLITAHDQSSVVEGLDAGADDFIRKPVNVNELLARVRSLLRLKQTLDEREDFVSRLTHDLRTPLVAADRMFSLFRQDTFGPLTPEMEEALSTMQRSNQNLLNMVNTLLEVYRYAGGRKSLTFSKFDYGKLVQEVVDELSPLAEEKGLQLNFHTLDGAPIPHPFQAMGDPLELRRVVINLVGNAIKFTQQGSIDIRLELIRSSEEKMIRLQVQDTGNGIIPEEQSRIFERFRQSKSWAIAGKSKRLSSGLGLYLSRRIVEAHHGTLTLESEPGKGSIFTVDIPQKMSRPSSHF; encoded by the coding sequence ATGGCAACTGATCCCACTGCAAACCGCCGCCCTGCTCGAATTTTAGCGGTTGATGATGCTCCCGACAACTTAATGTTAATTGAGAATATTTTGGGCGAAGAAGGATACGAAATTAATTGTCAATCCGATAGTCAACAAGCGCTTCAAGAATTGGAGCAGTTTGTTCCCGATTTAATTTTACTCGATGTGGTTATGCCGGACTTAGATGGGTATGCATTTACGCGGCGCATTCGGGACAACCCCTATTTACCCTTTATCCCCATTTTATTGATTACCGCCCACGATCAATCGAGCGTCGTCGAAGGGTTAGATGCTGGAGCGGATGATTTTATTCGCAAACCGGTTAATGTGAATGAACTCTTAGCACGGGTGCGATCGCTCTTACGCCTCAAACAAACCTTAGATGAACGGGAAGATTTCGTTTCCCGTCTCACCCATGATTTACGAACTCCCTTAGTGGCAGCCGATCGCATGTTTTCCCTGTTTCGGCAAGATACCTTTGGCCCCTTAACCCCGGAGATGGAAGAAGCCTTATCTACCATGCAGCGCAGTAACCAAAATTTGCTCAATATGGTTAATACGTTGCTTGAAGTGTATCGCTATGCAGGAGGTAGAAAATCCTTAACCTTTTCTAAGTTTGATTATGGGAAATTAGTGCAAGAAGTTGTTGATGAACTGAGTCCCTTGGCTGAAGAGAAAGGCTTGCAATTAAACTTTCACACCCTCGATGGCGCTCCTATTCCCCATCCCTTTCAAGCGATGGGCGATCCCTTAGAATTGCGTCGAGTGGTGATTAACCTAGTGGGAAATGCGATTAAATTTACTCAACAAGGTTCAATTGATATTCGCCTAGAATTAATTCGTTCTTCGGAAGAAAAGATGATTCGCTTACAAGTCCAGGATACCGGCAACGGAATTATTCCTGAAGAACAAAGCCGAATTTTTGAACGATTTCGGCAAAGTAAATCCTGGGCGATCGCCGGTAAATCCAAACGGTTAAGTAGCGGTTTAGGTTTGTATCTCAGTCGCCGCATTGTTGAAGCCCATCACGGAACCCTTACCCTAGAATCTGAACCAGGAAAAGGCAGTATTTTTACGGTTGACATTCCCCAGAAGATGAGCAGGCCGTCTTCTCATTTTTGA
- a CDS encoding response regulator: protein MSVIRVVLIEDHDLTRMGLGTALKQQEMIEMVGEAANGKQGLEVLKETAPDVALIDIGLPDYDGIELMQHIRESEEFASLAPIKVLILTMHDDRDTVLAAFAAGADSYSLKDASIEQLLEAIATTYEGNSWIDPAIARIVLHQVQKPRSVAPDSEESEQTTIRSVDPEYRQVLESEPLTDRELEVLELIVAGCNNAAIAEQLYITVGTVKTHVRNILYKLCVDDRTQAAVRALRSGLVG from the coding sequence ATGAGCGTTATCCGTGTTGTATTAATTGAAGACCACGATCTGACTCGTATGGGGCTGGGTACGGCTCTGAAACAACAGGAAATGATTGAAATGGTCGGTGAAGCGGCCAATGGCAAGCAGGGATTAGAGGTGCTGAAAGAAACGGCTCCTGATGTGGCATTAATTGATATTGGCCTGCCAGATTATGATGGCATTGAATTAATGCAACACATCCGAGAGTCCGAAGAGTTTGCGTCTCTAGCGCCGATTAAGGTTTTGATTTTGACGATGCATGACGATCGAGATACGGTGTTAGCGGCGTTTGCAGCCGGTGCAGATTCCTATAGCTTGAAAGATGCCAGTATTGAGCAGTTGCTAGAGGCGATTGCGACCACCTATGAGGGGAATTCTTGGATCGATCCGGCGATCGCCCGTATTGTTCTGCATCAGGTACAAAAACCTCGTTCCGTTGCTCCTGATTCAGAGGAGTCAGAACAAACCACAATTCGGTCAGTCGATCCCGAATATCGACAGGTGCTAGAGTCGGAACCCCTGACCGATCGCGAGCTGGAAGTTTTAGAATTAATTGTGGCTGGATGCAATAATGCGGCGATCGCCGAACAACTCTATATTACGGTGGGAACCGTTAAAACCCATGTTCGCAACATCCTTTATAAACTCTGTGTCGATGACCGCACTCAAGCGGCTGTTCGCGCTCTCCGCTCCGGTTTAGTCGGTTAA
- the psb35 gene encoding photosystem II assembly protein Psb35 translates to MFVLSEIQASSNSLSIPLSVLLVYAGGFLAAVILGSIAWYNSTRLVGWKDKDRPDIVPDIDR, encoded by the coding sequence ATGTTTGTACTCTCAGAAATTCAAGCCAGCTCTAATAGTTTATCCATTCCTTTATCGGTACTACTTGTCTATGCTGGAGGCTTTTTAGCGGCCGTCATCTTAGGATCGATCGCTTGGTATAACTCCACTCGCTTAGTCGGCTGGAAGGATAAAGACCGTCCGGATATTGTTCCCGATATCGATCGCTAA
- a CDS encoding alpha/beta hydrolase, whose protein sequence is MVLQRYFQWQWLMAVAMLAGFSLPLQPVWAAERVYVSFSLVERSIPVRDLENFVNEGKISPKLSAYTRYLNEAQLNRFKESLEKPIDVTPLGIAQFLYSPQGEVLLQRLGRVVKTGGRQQGFYAIRAALILAAAEPEGMTLLNIMKKFPTQGLRIDLGSALDIALDLYTLVRQTHEAHEVVTQQSAIEVAFQSQVATVPEGIQWNSAFPFSVPEGEIPVSELPDLFTPGYFPWKKSSFMLQDRERNRTYPVDLYLPNPSDQPAPLVVISHGLGSNRETFVYLATHLASRGFAVAVPEHLESSDRQREAMLQGKANEVAEPSEFINRPLDITFMLDELSRQIQPGGPLEGRVNLDRVGAIGQSFGGYTVLALAGAEINFDQLQEDCNPGSPSWNVSLLLQCRALELGDGDRTLNLQDSRIQSIIAINPISSRVLGESSLNKVNIPAMIVAGSKDTIAPSFPEQILPFVWLTHSPEKYLVLQEGGTHFSTLQSGEDDLALPSLVIGEDPDLARLYTLELGLAFFQTYVAQNPEYKPYLTPAYIQSISQDPMPMSLVTQLELEQLPQISPGF, encoded by the coding sequence ATGGTCTTACAACGGTATTTTCAATGGCAATGGCTGATGGCAGTGGCGATGCTTGCCGGTTTTTCCCTTCCCCTACAACCGGTTTGGGCAGCCGAACGAGTCTATGTTTCCTTTTCTTTAGTCGAGCGCTCTATTCCGGTACGAGACTTAGAAAACTTTGTCAACGAAGGAAAAATCAGCCCGAAGTTATCAGCCTATACCCGCTATCTGAATGAGGCCCAACTGAACCGGTTTAAAGAGAGTCTTGAAAAACCGATTGATGTCACGCCTTTAGGCATTGCACAATTTCTGTATTCTCCCCAAGGAGAAGTATTATTACAGCGCCTGGGACGAGTGGTGAAAACGGGAGGACGACAACAGGGATTTTATGCTATTCGAGCGGCTTTAATTTTAGCGGCGGCGGAACCGGAGGGGATGACGTTGCTGAATATTATGAAAAAATTTCCCACCCAAGGATTACGCATAGATTTAGGATCGGCTCTGGATATTGCCCTGGATTTGTATACCTTAGTGCGCCAAACCCATGAAGCTCATGAGGTGGTTACTCAACAGTCGGCGATCGAGGTTGCTTTTCAATCTCAAGTGGCAACTGTACCGGAAGGAATTCAATGGAATTCGGCGTTTCCTTTTTCTGTTCCGGAAGGAGAAATTCCGGTTTCTGAACTGCCTGATTTATTTACTCCGGGTTATTTTCCCTGGAAAAAAAGCTCGTTTATGCTCCAAGATCGGGAGCGAAATCGCACTTATCCGGTGGATCTGTATCTTCCTAACCCTTCGGATCAACCCGCTCCTTTGGTGGTGATTTCTCATGGGTTAGGCTCGAATCGAGAAACGTTTGTCTATTTAGCGACTCATTTAGCCTCCAGGGGGTTTGCGGTGGCGGTTCCTGAGCATTTGGAAAGTAGCGATCGCCAACGGGAAGCGATGCTGCAAGGAAAAGCGAATGAAGTGGCAGAACCGAGCGAGTTTATTAACCGTCCCCTCGATATTACTTTTATGCTCGATGAACTGAGCCGCCAAATCCAACCGGGTGGCCCTCTGGAAGGACGGGTGAATTTGGATCGAGTGGGGGCGATCGGGCAATCTTTTGGGGGTTATACCGTGTTAGCTCTCGCCGGAGCTGAGATTAACTTTGACCAATTACAAGAAGATTGTAATCCTGGAAGTCCTTCCTGGAACGTTTCCCTGCTGCTCCAATGTCGCGCTCTAGAGCTAGGGGACGGCGATCGCACCCTCAATCTTCAGGACTCCCGCATTCAATCTATCATTGCTATTAATCCCATCAGTAGCCGGGTTTTAGGAGAATCGAGTCTCAATAAGGTTAACATTCCGGCCATGATTGTTGCTGGGAGCAAAGACACGATTGCTCCTTCATTCCCCGAACAGATTTTACCCTTTGTTTGGCTAACCCATAGCCCAGAAAAATATCTCGTCTTACAGGAAGGAGGAACCCATTTTTCTACTTTACAATCCGGTGAAGATGACCTTGCTTTACCTAGCTTGGTCATTGGTGAAGATCCAGATTTAGCCCGTCTCTATACCCTAGAATTAGGATTAGCCTTTTTCCAAACTTATGTCGCTCAAAATCCAGAATACAAACCCTATTTAACTCCTGCCTATATCCAATCTATTAGTCAAGACCCCATGCCTATGAGTTTAGTCACTCAACTGGAACTTGAGCAATTGCCACAAATTTCTCCAGGATTTTAG
- a CDS encoding MoaD/ThiS family protein, with product MNPSSIAITIKLFAVYQEVYGVPELSWEFPPQTPVSAILHRMIAEHPHLAPWQPLTRFGVNLQFVEADRILQSGDEVVLIPPVSGG from the coding sequence ATGAATCCATCCTCCATTGCCATCACCATTAAACTCTTTGCCGTTTATCAAGAAGTCTATGGTGTCCCCGAACTCTCCTGGGAATTCCCCCCCCAAACCCCCGTGTCTGCCATACTCCATCGCATGATTGCCGAACATCCCCACTTAGCTCCATGGCAACCCCTCACCCGGTTTGGGGTAAATTTGCAGTTTGTAGAGGCCGATCGCATCTTGCAATCTGGCGATGAAGTGGTCTTAATTCCTCCTGTTAGTGGAGGATGA
- a CDS encoding YebC/PmpR family DNA-binding transcriptional regulator, whose product MAGHSKWANIKRQKARVDAKRGQVFTKVSREIIVAARSGSDPAGNFQLRTAIEKAKAAGIPNDNIERAIAKGAGTWEADNNQYEFIRYEGYGPGGVAILIEALTDNRNRTAADVREAFNKNGGNLGETGCVSWMFAQKGVVRLTGKVDEDRLLEVSVEAGAETYDWVDDPDDEATAEVFTEVGNLQNLTQTLQEANLEIVTSELRWIPNMTVEVKEEDLARSLLKLLDALEELDDIQNVTPNFEMSDQFMSLSVV is encoded by the coding sequence ATGGCAGGACATAGTAAATGGGCAAATATCAAGCGTCAGAAAGCCAGGGTAGATGCCAAAAGAGGACAGGTATTTACGAAAGTATCGCGAGAAATTATTGTAGCGGCTCGCAGTGGCTCCGATCCGGCAGGGAATTTTCAACTGCGGACGGCCATTGAGAAGGCAAAGGCAGCCGGAATTCCCAATGATAATATAGAACGGGCGATCGCCAAAGGAGCCGGCACTTGGGAAGCCGATAATAACCAATATGAGTTTATCCGGTATGAGGGATACGGGCCCGGTGGAGTCGCTATCCTGATCGAAGCCCTCACCGATAATCGTAACCGTACCGCCGCCGATGTGCGGGAAGCCTTTAATAAAAATGGCGGAAACTTAGGGGAAACCGGATGTGTAAGTTGGATGTTTGCCCAAAAAGGAGTCGTGCGACTCACGGGTAAAGTAGACGAGGATCGGTTATTAGAAGTCTCCGTAGAAGCAGGAGCAGAAACCTATGACTGGGTGGACGATCCCGATGATGAGGCAACCGCAGAAGTGTTTACTGAAGTCGGAAATTTGCAAAACTTGACCCAAACCCTACAAGAAGCAAACTTAGAGATAGTCACCTCAGAGTTGCGCTGGATACCGAATATGACGGTAGAGGTGAAAGAAGAAGACTTAGCGCGATCGCTGCTTAAATTATTAGACGCTCTCGAAGAGTTAGACGATATTCAAAATGTAACCCCCAACTTTGAAATGAGCGATCAATTCATGTCTTTAAGTGTCGTTTAG